The sequence below is a genomic window from Flagellimonas marinaquae.
GGTATGGTGTTTTTTCTGAAGATCGTATAATTGTTGCAATTGACCGTTAACCACTTCCAACCGTTCCGGATCGGCCTCCACTCCATCTTTTAATCGTTCCAGTTCCGAAGCAATATCATCGGTCTCGATCAGAACGGATTGAATTCTATCATACAATGTTTTATAGTCAGTTCCAAAATCCACTAAGCCTTGGAATGCCCGTTTTAGGTCAGTTAGGCGCCCCACGACCCCTAATTGCTCATCGTTCAACAACTGATGCCCTGCGGACAATTGCTCCATAATCTGTTCCACATTGTTCAGTTGCTCATATTCCTCCTCCAGTTCTTCCTGCATGCCTTCCTTTAACTTGGCATCCTCAAGCTCTTTCAACAAAAAGGTATTGTAATCCTGCTCTTTATCCGCCTCGGACTGGAAATCCACTAATTTTTGGAGTTCTTTCGACACCTTTTTCAGCTCATCCAAGGACTTGGCATAATTAGAAAGATATTCTGCATTGTTTGCAAGGGCATCGAGCACCTTCATCTGAAAATCGTTATCGGTAAGCCGCATGGTCTGGTGCTGGGAATGTACATCTACCAATTGATCGCCCAACGATCGCATTACATCAAGGGTAACAGGGGAATCGTTTACAAACGCCCTGGATTTGCCACTGGGCAATATTTCCCTGCGCAGGATAGTGGTTTCCTCATAATCAAGGTCATTTTCCTCAAAAAATGATTTAAGCTGGTATTTGGATATATCGAATTCAGCTTCGATCACACATTTTTGGTCCTTGCTTTTTAGAGAGGATAAGTCGGCTCGTTTTCCCAAAACTAGGGACAAACCTCCCAACAGTATGGATTTTCCTGCTCCGGTCTCCCCGGTAATTGTTGTAAAACCGTCGAAAAATGACACACTTACATCATCGATGAGCGCATAATTTTGAATGGAAAGATTTGCTAACAATATTGAAGAATTTATCCGTAAAGATAATCCTCTTTATAGAACTGCCCTAGTATTTTATCTCATTCCAAGTGCTAGAGTAAAATGGGGCCACCTTGTTCAAGGTTTCTTTAAGTTTTACAACATCCACCTTGGGGCCATCGGAAAAGATGTTTTGGATTTCCTCGGATTTGGCATCGAAAAAAGTTTGAATCAAAAATGCGTTCGGTCTTCTACTGATCAATGTTTCGAACAGGCGAAGGCTCCCCATAATGATTTGTTTTCCCGTACTGTTATTGTCCGCCAAAATATCGAGTCCTTTTCTGTGGTAATTGTACATGGCAATCCGATACTCCCTGAAAGAATTGCTCAAAAGATTGTCCACAAGTTCAAAACGGCTCCTATCCCCGGTTTCTTGACTCCATCCACTATAACTGGAGCTTTGTGCCTGAGTTACGATATTCTGCGCCCTACGATAAAAATCGTTGCCCCCTTCCAAAGAAAAAGTATCGGCATCCAAACCCAACATAACATAAACATAATACGAAATTACCGCAACCAAATTGGAATCGAATGAGTTTGGGTTGTATACCAAAGGCTGAAATTCCTGATATTGAAAATTAAAGGCATTGTCCTTGTAATTAAAAACAGGGCTTTCGTAAGATGTATTGAACACCGGTCTGGTGGACTGTATTTGGATATTGGCCTCGAAACGGTCCGATTCGTATTGGGTAACCGTGATGAACATACGGGCATTGACCCGTTCGTTTTCCCTGTACACCCTATTCGTCCATTTGGTCTTATTCACAAAATCATTGAGCGAACGCTCCAGTGTCCTGAATATCTGCTGATTGGTCTGCCCTACTTGGTCCGAGTTTACAGTCACCTGACAATTGAGTTCCTGTGAATAGGTCCTTAAGACAGCAAACAAAAGAAAAATGACAAAAAGTATGTTACGCATGGATTCTGGAGATAATTTCTTCCCAAATATCGGAAGCCACTTCGGGCTTCGTTTTCAAATCAAACGTTTTTATCCCCGAATTCTTATCTATAAAGGTAATTTTATTCGTGTGCCCCCCAAATCCCGCGCCATCGTCTTTTAATGAATTTAGCACAATGCCGTCCAAATTCTTTCTTTTGAGTTTGTTTTTGGCATTTTCAAGCTCATTTTGAGTCTCTAAGGCAAAACCTACTAAGAACTGGGTGGTCTTTACCTCCCCAAGCGACATTAAAATATCCGGTGTACGTTCCAGTTCAATATTTAAATCGTCGTCCTTCTTCTTCAATTTTTCGGAAGCAATGGACTTAGGACGATAATCTGCCACCGCGGCAGCACATATAGCAATGTCGGCATCCCCATAGTGTTCGTGACAGGCTTCGTACATATTTTGTGCAGAGGCCACCCGAATCAATTGGATATTATTATGATTTACGTTCAAATGCGTTGGACCTGACACTAAAATTACATTTGCCCCCAGGTCGGCCGCTTTCTTGGCCAATTCAAAACCCATGGTGCCAGTAGAACGATTGCCCAAAAAGCGAACAGGGTCGATTGCCTCGTGTGTTGGTCCTGCGGTAATCAATACTTGCTTGCCAGACAAAGGAAGTCCTTTGCTTAAATCATTTTGTACAAAAGAAATTATATTTTCAGGTTCTGCCATTCGGCCTTCGCCATGCAAACCACTGGCAAGTTCGCCAGACTCGGCAGGAATCAAACTGTTTCCATAGGATTCCAGTTTTTTTATAGAAGCCTCGGTAGAAGGGTGCTTGTACATATCCAAATCCATCGCCGGTGCAAAATATACCGGACATTTAGCTGACAAATATGTGGCCAACAACAGGTTGTCGCAGGTTCCATTGGCCATTTTGGAAAGGGTATTGGCCGTGGCCGGGGCTATGATCATGATATCCGCCCAAAGGCCAAGTTCCACGTGGTTGTTCCATGACAGACTCCCGTCTTCCTCATTTATAAAATCGAGCAAGACCGGATTTTTGGAAAGGGAGGAAAGCGTAAGTGGAGAAACAAAAGAGCTGGCGCTCTGGGTCATAACAACTTTGACCTGTGCACCAGCTTTGATCAGTAACCTTACCAGAAATGTGGTTTTGTACGCGGCAATTCCCCCGGAAATTCCCAAAAGGATATTTTTACCGCCCAGCATTACTTAAGAGTCTTTCTCTGTGTTTCTATGGTAGATTTTATCTTCCAACCACTCTTGTACGGCAAGCGCATGTGGTTTTGGCAGTTTCTCGTAAAACTTGGAAACCTCTATTTGCTCCTTGTTTTCGAATACCTCTTCCAAGCTATCGCTGTACGTGGCAAATTCCTCTAGCTTTTCCAACAACTCTTTTTTAATATCGGAGTTGATCTGAACCGCTCTTTTTGCCACAATCGAAATGGCTTCATAAACATTTTCGGTCTTTGCGTCGAACTCGTTTTTGTTAAGAGTAACAGTGGAAACCGGTGCCTTGGTGTTTTTCAAATCTTGCATGTGCAGTGGTTTAAAAACTAATTTTTATTTGGACAATGTGGTATTTTGATAAGCGCTCAATTCTTCTCGAACTGTTTCCGCGAGCTTATCAGCTTCTTTCTTAAACTGCGTTTCTGGAAAATAACGCATTAAATTTTTATAGGAACTGAGCGCGTCTTCCAAGCGCTCCTTTTTCTTATCCTCCGTACTGTTCAATGCCAACAGAGTGGAAGCTTCTATCCTGTAGTATAGCGCTTCTTCCCTGTAAATGGAACCTGGATTATCTGTGATAAAATTGTCGAATGCCGTGATGGCGGAAACCAAAACCGGCAAGTTAAATTCTCCCAGTTTATTGAACTGCTTGGCAATCTCAATTTGTTTCTTTTCTTTTTTCGCCGTTAACTCCTTGGCCATTGTATTGGCTTCCTCAAAATACTCCGATTCCGAATAATTATTGATGAATGTCTGGAGTTTTGCCAATGCCTTATCTGTTTCCGACTGATCCAGCGAATACCTCGGGGAAAGCATATAATAGCTTTTTGCGCCCAAGAAACTGGCTTCTTGGATTTTATCGCTACGTGGATACGACTTTACAAAACGTTCGAACTGGTATCCGGCCAAATAATAATCCTTGTTCTTGAAATAAGAATCCGCAAAGAAAAACATAACCCTCTCCCCTTGTGGTTTGCCCACATACTTTGGCGCTATCTGTTCGAACAGACGCACCGCTCTTTTATAATCACCTTCGTTATAAAGTTTTTCGGCCATATCGTACTTGGCCTTTACATCGGTTTCCTTAAGTACCTTTTGGTACTCGCTGCAGGATACGAGAAAAACTGCTACTAAACAGAAGAGAAGTATTGACCTCATTTTCAAAAACATTTTGCAAAATTAGTGATATTGAATGGATATAAAAAATGAATTTTACCTCTCAAATGTAAAGGGTACATTGGCCAACACACAACAATTTGTGCAACATTTAACTATTTTTAAACAGCGGCCTTGTCCAGTTTTTTCAATGAATTGTTGATTTTCTCCTTAAGGTTTTGGGAGGCTTCGACCAATGGCAACCTAACAGCGGCTGTGCAGATTCCCTTATGCTCAAAGATACTTTTGATTCCTGCCGGGTTTCCTTCTTCAAAAATCTGACCCATCAACGGAGATAATGTATGATGGATTTGGAATGCTTTCTTGGCGCTACCATCCAATCCCAATTGTATCATTTCAGAAAAAAGGGAGGGCAAACCTTGGCCCAAAACGGAAATCACACCGGACCCACCTGCCAGAACGGTAGGTAAAGCTGTGGAATCGTCTCCGGAAATCACCAAAAATCCCTCTGGTTTTTGCTGAATGATCTTATCTATCTGAGCCATTTCCCCGCATGCTTCTTTTATGGCCACAATGTTGGGAAAATCCTTTGCCAATCTCAACGTTGTCTCGGGCAACATGTTGCTTCCTGTCCTCGAGGGTACATTATAGAGGATTATTGGAACGGGCGATGTGCTGGCAATCTTTTTAAAGTGTTGATAAATCCCTTCCTGTGTTGGTTTGTTGTAATAGGGCGAAACAGATAAGATCGCATCAAAATCGGAAAGATCTAACATTTGCAGATCTTTGACCACAGCCATCGTATTGTTCCCGCCAACACCCAAAACCAACGGCAGTCTACCCGCGTTGGTCCGTACTACAACATCGACCACCAATTGTTTATCGGCCGGGGAAAGTGTGGCCGTTTCGGCCGTTGTGCCCAATACCACCAAATAATCCGTGCCGCCCTGAATATTGTATTCAACAATTTTTGCCAGTGCATTTGCATCCACCGAAAAATCATCTTTGAAAGGAGTGACCAAGGCCACACCTGTTCCAACAAACTGCTCCATTTTATTAAATTTCTTTTAAGACCTTTAAATACTTTTTTAATTCGCTCTTGAACAATTCAAAATCGTTCAAGGGTGTATTTAAAATCAAATCGTTGACCTTGGGGTCTTGGGCAGCGAGACCGACCTTTAGCCGGGCAGGTGTTTTAACGGACAACAGCTTCATCATTAAACTATCTCTTTCGTAATAATTGATAAGGATATCGTACTCCCGTCCCAAAAACTCAAGAACATAGCCATTTTCTATTTGCCCTTTCCAGCCAAGATCCTTGTCCGAAAACATTTGAATGGCGTAGGGCGAGTTTTTATCGTACTCACTTTTATAGCCGATGATCTTAATGGCATTGGGCCTTAACGAAAACTCTTCGATCAGTTCATAAAAGACCTCCGCTTTGGAGAAACTGTCCACATCCACTATACAGCCAATGCTGGCAACTCCCTTCTCCCTGGTCACGGACTTAGGAGGTTTTTCCATTTCCTCCTTTAAATATTTTAGCCCGGATTTAACTTTAAATTTGTCTTGGAGTCCTTTCAAAAACATATTTTTGATGATTTTTACAAAGGTAAATATTATACCAAGACGACTTAACAAAGATACGCTTGTGAAGATTTTAAAAATTAAACACTTTGTTATATTTATAACATTGATTGTTGTGGTTTCATGCAAAAATGATGCTGTCCAACTAACAGAAATCAAGGGAAAGCAGATTCCTGTGGACACCACCTTTACCGGAAACGATTCCATTGAAAAGTATATTGCTCCTTTCCGAAGTAGGATAAATGAAGTACTGGACAGTACATTGGCCTACGCCCCCCAACCTCTTTTATTGAACGATGGGAAACGCAACACATCCATGGGCAACCTAATGGCGGATATCGTTTTTGAAGAAACTGCGCCCGTATTTAATTCCAGAACCGGAAAAGAACTGGATTTTGTTGTACTTAACGCCGGTGGTGTTCGCTCCATAATCTCGCAGGGCAACGTAAGTGCAAGAAACGCATATGAAGTAATGCCTTTTGAAAACTATATCGTGGTAGTAGAACTGAGCGGTTCGGCCGCTAGGAAACTTATTGATTTTGTAGCCAAATCTTCGAGACCCCACCCCGTTTCCCGATTACAGATTTTAACGGACAAAAACCGTTCCTTGGAGTCCGTAAATATTAAAGGGCAACCTTTTGATGAAAGTCGAAATTACTACGTGGCCACCTCCGATTACTTGGTAAATGGAGGTCCGAGCGTTGGCTTTTTCGACGAAATCGTTTCCACAACAGAAATCGATTATCTTCTGCGCAATGCCATCATCGACCACCTAAAAAAAGTGGATACCCTAAAATCTGAAGTAGACGACCGCATAAAACAATTGGATTAAATGAAAAGAAGAGATTTTATAACCAATACCACCGCTGCCTCCACATTGGTGGGGCTTGGCGGCCTTAGCTTGGCCTCATGCACCAACCTGGGCAAAAAGCATATCACGATTTTGCACACCAACGATGTGCACAGCCATATCGATTCTTTTCCCAATTCCCATTCCAAATATCCTAATTTGGGCGGAGTGGCCCGCAGGGCCACCTTAGTGGAACAAATTCGCAACGAAAATCCGAACACGCTGTTGTTTGATGCCGGGGATATTTTTCAAGGTACTCCCTATTTTAACTTTTATGGTGGTGAATTGGAGTTTAAACTAATGAGCGCCCTTAACTATGATGCCGCCACGGTGGGCAATCATGATTTTGATAATGGAATTGATGGCTTATTGGCCCAAATGCCCAATGCCTCCTTTGAAATGATCTCGGCCAATTACGACTTTTCCAATACCGTAATGGATGGTTACGTGAAGCCTTACAAAATTTATACTGTGGATGGCATAAAAATAGGTGTTTACGGACTCGGGATAGAGTTAGATGGTCTGGTAACCAAAAAACTGTACAAGGAAACCCAATATCTGGATCCTTTTGATATCGCCTTGGACATGGAAAAAAAACTAAAAGAGGAGGAACAATGTGATTTGATCGTTTGCCTCTCTCATTTGGGTTATGACTACAAAGAACCGGATAGACCGTGCGATACTCGATTGGCACAGCAAACGTACCACACCGACCTTATCATTGGTGGGCATACCCACACCTTTTTGGACCAGCCCGATGTGCGTATCAACCAAAACGGCAATTCAGTACTGGTGAACCAAGTGGGCTGCTACGGTATCAATGTAGGGCGAATCGATTTTTATTTTGATGCCGATAGTAAAGCCTCTGCCAAGGGAGTGAGTATTAGGGTTTAGGAAAATCAGTAGAACCAATAAGGCTATAGATTAGCCTCCACCAACTCTTCTAACTCCTCCTCCAAACTATAATTTGGAAAAGAACGGCCTGCCCTATCGTACCAATATCCGGCATTCCACTTATCCCCTTCCTTACGGTGCAAGTAGGCATGGATCCAACTACCCATGGTCGTAGGGAGGTCTTGGGCTATATTATGGGACGCTTCCCAATCTCCCTTGGCGTCGAACCATAAAGATTGTAAAGCTTCGGGCCAATCGTTTGGCGGCACATCCAAATCTAAGCTAGAAGCAAATTGCTTAAAAGTCTTTGGCCTCATACTTCCAATTTTTGCAAAAATTCCTGTTCCGATATAATGGGCACACCTAAGGTTTCCGCTTTGGTCCGTTTACTGGGACCCATTTTATCGCCTGCGACCAAAAAACTGGTTTTTGAAGAAATGGAAGAAGAGACTTTTCCTCCGTTATCCTCTATCATCTTCTTTAAATCGTTTCGGCTAATCGTCTCGAATACTCCAGAAACAACGAATGTCTGCCCCTTTAGCAGCTCTGTTTGATTTTCCAATTGCTCCTCGGACAACGAAAACTGAAGACCGTAAGATTTTAATCGATCTACCACCTGAACATTTGCAGGTTCTGAGAAAAAATCGAGTACACTTTCCGCTATCCTATCACCAATTTCATCCACAGCCACAAGCTCTTCGTGAGAAGCAGTCATCAAAGCATCAATATCCTTGAATGCCTTTGCCAATTTTTTGGCCACGGTTTCTCCAACATATCTAATTCCTAAAGCAAAAAGGACACGTTCAAACGGAATGGTTTTTGAAGCTTGCACTCCATTCACCAAATTTTCAGCAGATTTATCCGCCATTCGTTCCAATGGTAGAATTTGTTCTTTGGTCAACGTGTAAAGGTCAGCATAGTTCTGAATCAAACCCTCTTTAAACAATAATTCCACGGTTTCTCCCCCCAAACCTTCAATATCCATGGCTTTTCTCGAAATAAAATGTTGGATCCTGCCGGTTATCTGCGGCGGGCAACCTACATCATTGGGGCAAAAATGTTGGGCTTCGCCCTCTTTTCGGATCAGTTCCGTTCCGCATTCAGGGCAATGGGCAATATACTGGGTGGGGTTTGAGTCTGGACTGCGTTGGGTAAAATCAACCCCCACAATTTTTGGAATAATCTCTCCTCCCTTTTCCACAAAAACGGTATCCCCTTCGCGAACGTCCAACTTGGCTATTTGGTCCGCATTGTGCAAGGATGCGCGCTTTACCGTAGTCCCTGCCAGCAAAACCGGTTCAAGATTGGCAACAGGGGTGATCGCGCCGGTACGCCCCACTTGATAGGTTATCTTATTGAGAATGGTTACGGCCTGCTCAGCCTTAAATTTATAGGCCATGGCCCAACGGGGCGACTTCGCCGTATAACCCAATTCCTCTTGTTGTTGCAAACTGTTCACCTTGACCACTACACCATCCGTTTCGTAGGGCAGATGATGGCGGTTTGTGTCCCAATGATTTACAAATTGAAGCACCTCATCGGTGGATTTACACAATTTGGCCACGGTTGGGACCTTAAATCCCCAAGAACGCGCTTTCTCCAACATCTCGAACTGCGAATTGATTCCCAAATTGTCGCCAACCACACTATATAGCAGACATTCCAACGGACGCTGTGCCACCAAGGCACTATCTTGTAATTTTAAACTGCCGGAAGCCGTATTTCTCGGGTTCATGTAGGGGTCTTCCCCTGCTTCCACCCGCTCGGCGTTCATTTTAGCAAAACCTTCGAGTGTCAAAATAATCTCGCCCCTAATGTCAAATTTTGATGGATAATCCCCTTTTAACTGCAAGGGAACGGATTTTATGGTCTTGATGTTGTTGGTTACATCATCCCCCTGAAAACCATCGCCACGGGTAACGGCTTTGACCAATTTTCCATTTTCATAGGTTAGACTGATAGAGGCCCCGTCATACTTGAGTTCACATGTGAATTCTACTTCCACATCGCCCAAAATCCGCTGGATACGTTTTTCCCAATCTTCCAAATCCTCCTTGGAATACGAATTGTCCAAAGAATACATACGATGTTCATGGGCAACGGTTTCAAAATTTTTGGTGACCATACCACCTACTCGCAGACTTGGTGATGCGGCATCATAATATTCCGGATGTTCTTCTTCCAATTTTTGGAGTTCCTTGAGCTTCATATCGAACTCATAATCGGAAATGGAAGGCTCGTCGAGCACATAATATTTATAATTGTGTTCTCGAAGTTCGTTACGAAGCGATGCTATTTGTTCTTGAATGTTCATTTTCTATCAGCTTTTAGCATTCTCGGGTTACCAAAAATATCATTGCGCATTTCAATTTCTGAAAAGTGCTGGGTGTGGAAAAGCGCTTTGGTCTCGTCTCCCAAATATTGATTGATCTCAAAATACAACTTTCCTTTTTTTGATAAATATTTTTCAGCAAAATCTGTAATTGCCCTGTAAAACACCAATGGGTCGTTATCTGGGACAAATAGCGCCGTATGGGGTTCAAAATCTTTCACATTTTTATGGATTTGACTTTTTTCCAACTCCCTGACATAGGGTGGGTTGGATACAATTACATCAAACACAAGTTCAGGCTCAAGTTCAAGTCCAGGATTCAGAATGTTATGGTGCAAAAATGTAATATCCACTTCGCTCATTTCCGCATTTTTTCGAGCAACGCTCAACGCTCCCTCGGAAACATCCAGTGCATATACTTTAGCACCCGGTAGATGTTTGGCCAATGCTATTGCAATGCACCCGCTTCCTGTTCCAATGTCAAGAATTTTAAACGAACGGTCATTGAGCGGGGTCGAAATTACGCTTCGACTTCGCCCAGCGTCCTTTTTAGACGGTTTTTTCACTGGAAAATCATCCAGAATCCAATGAACCAATTCCTCTGTTTCGGGCCGTGGAATCAGTACATTTTTATTTACTTGTAATTCCAGGTCCATAAAATGGGCAGTTCCCAATATATACTGTATGGGTTTCTCCATTTTTAGTTCGGACAAAGCTTCAAAAAGCGGCTGCTCCTCTTCTTTTAACACGGTTAAACCGGGCTGTATGGCCAAAACAAAACGTTGCAGATTTAGATAATGCTCTATACAAGAGTAAAAAAAAGAATCGATCTCTTCTTTTGGGTAAATCTCGCCCAATTCCTTATGGAAAATGTTTTTGACTTCTTTTAGTTGCATTATAATTTTTTAAGCATCCAGACCGGACAGGAATAATGTCCCGTACTGCCCATTGGGGCATCGATATAGTCAAATCCGTTCTTTTTGTACAGTTTTTGCGCCGCTTCCATATAAGGCATGGTTTCCAGATAACATGCCTCAAAACCGAACTCCTTTGCTTTTTTCAAGCATACATGGATCATTTGCGCGCCCAACCCTTTCCCTCTGGCCTCTTCCAAAAAATACATTTTTTGCAACTCGCATACGTTGCCATCGTAGTTGTCCAGTTGTGCTACACCGGCGCATCCGACAATCCTTCCTTGGTGCTCCACCACAAAATAAGCTGCTTTGGGCACATTGTAAGCTGAAAACATATCATCCAAGGATTTATCGGCATAGGCAGTGCCCACTTTGGGAATTCCCATATCTTCAAAAACTTTGCGTATTACCTGGGCCACCTGAGGGTTGTCATCGGGGGTTATTTCACGAATCGCCATATCTCCCATTTTGTGCTATTATTGTTCTATTTTTGCCGGGTGAAGATACATCAAAAATACATCCTTCGCTGCATTGAACTGGCCAAAAAAGGTCTGGGAACTACAGCTCCAAACCCTCTGGTGGGCTGTGTTATCGTGCATAATAACAAAATTATTGGAGAGGGTTTTACCGATCCTTATGGTGGTCCACATGCAGAGGTAAACGCCATACGTTCGGTAAAGGACAAAACTTTGCTGAAAGAAGCCTCTTTATATGTTACTTTAGAACCCTGTTCCCACTATGGAAAAACACCTCCCTGTGCGGATTTAATTGCTAAACATAAACTAAAAGAGGTTTTTATTGGGTTACAGGATCCACATGATAAAGTAGCCGGAAAAGGCATCAAAAAATTACAAGCTGCCGGATGTGAGGTTACGGTCGGCATTCTTGAAAACGAATGTAGGGCACACCACAAGCGGTTTCTGACCTATATGGAGAAAAAACGGCCTTACATAATTCTAAAATGGGCCGCTTCCGATGATGGTTTTTTAGCTCCAGATACCGCTAAGCGAAGTGACAACCCTGAACCTTTTTGGATCACCAATGCCCATTCCAAACAGTTGGTGCACCAATGGCGAAGTCAAGAACAAGCAATTTTGGTCGGTACCAACACGGTTTTGGAAGACAACCCAAGTTTGACCACTCGCAATTGGGTAGGCAAAAGCCCGGTTCGTGTGATATTGGACCGTGATTTAAAATTAGACCAACGTTTTCACGTATTGGATGCCTCCGTAAAAACAATCGTGTTGACCGAGGTTACCGATGAAAAAAAATATATTAAAGGAGTGGATTACGCCTTGGTTGATTTTTCAAAACCTTTGGCTCAACAAATTTGCAATGCTCTATACAGGCACAACATCAACAGTGTAATTGTTGAAGGAGGCTCACGAACACTTCAAACCTTTATAGATGAAAATTTATGGGACGAAGCACGGGTCTTTAAAGGTTCCGTTCGCTTTAAAAATGGATTGCCCGCACCAAAACATCAAGGAATATTGCAAAAAAGAACACAAATTTTAACCGACACCCTATCCATATATATAAATGATTAAAAATATAATTCTCGATTTTGGTGATGTACTTATTAATTTAGATAAACCTGCCACCGCAAAAGCCATGGTCCAACATGGTTTTAGAGGCATAACGCCAGATTTGGAACAGCTGTTTCAGAATTATGAGAAAGGACTATTGGATTCTTCGGAGTTTTTGGACACTGTTTCCTCCTATTTCCCAAATGCTAGCAGAGAATATTTAGTGGATGCCTGGAACTCCATATTACTGGATTTTCCCGAAAGGCGATTGAACTTTATTGAGCAGTTGGCCGCAGAAAACGAATACAAACTGTTATTGCTGAGCAATACGAACGACTTACATATAGAATGTGTAAAGCAAGAAATGGGGATGGAACGCTATAATAGGTTCAAAAATGCATTTGATGTGTTCTACCTAAGCTACGAAATTGGCATGCGAAAGCCGGACAGCGAAATATTCGAATTTGTATTACAGGAAAACAACCTAGTGCCCCAAGAAACTTATTTTGTGGACGATGTGAGCGAGAATACCGATGCCGCCGCCGCATTGGGCATAAATACTTGGAACTTAGCTATAGGGAAAGAGGACATAACCGAATTAAAATCGAAATTATAAATGCTCTACCTAGCCCTTAGTGTACTGAGTTCCACTTGGATTTTTGTGGTATTTAAACTGTACGATGTGTACAAAGTACAAACCCTGATCGCCATTATAGTGAATTACTTTACGGCTTGCTCGGTTGGATTGCTCCTGTACGACCAACCATTGGAAATACAACAAATTTTGGGCGCATCTTGGATATGGGGACCCATATTTATGGGGGTGCTTTTCATCACTATTTTTAATTTAATGGCA
It includes:
- a CDS encoding 5'-nucleotidase C-terminal domain-containing protein, with amino-acid sequence MIFTKVNIIPRRLNKDTLVKILKIKHFVIFITLIVVVSCKNDAVQLTEIKGKQIPVDTTFTGNDSIEKYIAPFRSRINEVLDSTLAYAPQPLLLNDGKRNTSMGNLMADIVFEETAPVFNSRTGKELDFVVLNAGGVRSIISQGNVSARNAYEVMPFENYIVVVELSGSAARKLIDFVAKSSRPHPVSRLQILTDKNRSLESVNIKGQPFDESRNYYVATSDYLVNGGPSVGFFDEIVSTTEIDYLLRNAIIDHLKKVDTLKSEVDDRIKQLD
- a CDS encoding GNAT family N-acetyltransferase — its product is MGDMAIREITPDDNPQVAQVIRKVFEDMGIPKVGTAYADKSLDDMFSAYNVPKAAYFVVEHQGRIVGCAGVAQLDNYDGNVCELQKMYFLEEARGKGLGAQMIHVCLKKAKEFGFEACYLETMPYMEAAQKLYKKNGFDYIDAPMGSTGHYSCPVWMLKKL
- a CDS encoding metallophosphatase, which encodes MKRRDFITNTTAASTLVGLGGLSLASCTNLGKKHITILHTNDVHSHIDSFPNSHSKYPNLGGVARRATLVEQIRNENPNTLLFDAGDIFQGTPYFNFYGGELEFKLMSALNYDAATVGNHDFDNGIDGLLAQMPNASFEMISANYDFSNTVMDGYVKPYKIYTVDGIKIGVYGLGIELDGLVTKKLYKETQYLDPFDIALDMEKKLKEEEQCDLIVCLSHLGYDYKEPDRPCDTRLAQQTYHTDLIIGGHTHTFLDQPDVRINQNGNSVLVNQVGCYGINVGRIDFYFDADSKASAKGVSIRV
- the ribD gene encoding bifunctional diaminohydroxyphosphoribosylaminopyrimidine deaminase/5-amino-6-(5-phosphoribosylamino)uracil reductase RibD, with protein sequence MKIHQKYILRCIELAKKGLGTTAPNPLVGCVIVHNNKIIGEGFTDPYGGPHAEVNAIRSVKDKTLLKEASLYVTLEPCSHYGKTPPCADLIAKHKLKEVFIGLQDPHDKVAGKGIKKLQAAGCEVTVGILENECRAHHKRFLTYMEKKRPYIILKWAASDDGFLAPDTAKRSDNPEPFWITNAHSKQLVHQWRSQEQAILVGTNTVLEDNPSLTTRNWVGKSPVRVILDRDLKLDQRFHVLDASVKTIVLTEVTDEKKYIKGVDYALVDFSKPLAQQICNALYRHNINSVIVEGGSRTLQTFIDENLWDEARVFKGSVRFKNGLPAPKHQGILQKRTQILTDTLSIYIND
- the ligA gene encoding NAD-dependent DNA ligase LigA encodes the protein MNIQEQIASLRNELREHNYKYYVLDEPSISDYEFDMKLKELQKLEEEHPEYYDAASPSLRVGGMVTKNFETVAHEHRMYSLDNSYSKEDLEDWEKRIQRILGDVEVEFTCELKYDGASISLTYENGKLVKAVTRGDGFQGDDVTNNIKTIKSVPLQLKGDYPSKFDIRGEIILTLEGFAKMNAERVEAGEDPYMNPRNTASGSLKLQDSALVAQRPLECLLYSVVGDNLGINSQFEMLEKARSWGFKVPTVAKLCKSTDEVLQFVNHWDTNRHHLPYETDGVVVKVNSLQQQEELGYTAKSPRWAMAYKFKAEQAVTILNKITYQVGRTGAITPVANLEPVLLAGTTVKRASLHNADQIAKLDVREGDTVFVEKGGEIIPKIVGVDFTQRSPDSNPTQYIAHCPECGTELIRKEGEAQHFCPNDVGCPPQITGRIQHFISRKAMDIEGLGGETVELLFKEGLIQNYADLYTLTKEQILPLERMADKSAENLVNGVQASKTIPFERVLFALGIRYVGETVAKKLAKAFKDIDALMTASHEELVAVDEIGDRIAESVLDFFSEPANVQVVDRLKSYGLQFSLSEEQLENQTELLKGQTFVVSGVFETISRNDLKKMIEDNGGKVSSSISSKTSFLVAGDKMGPSKRTKAETLGVPIISEQEFLQKLEV
- the prmC gene encoding peptide chain release factor N(5)-glutamine methyltransferase, producing MQLKEVKNIFHKELGEIYPKEEIDSFFYSCIEHYLNLQRFVLAIQPGLTVLKEEEQPLFEALSELKMEKPIQYILGTAHFMDLELQVNKNVLIPRPETEELVHWILDDFPVKKPSKKDAGRSRSVISTPLNDRSFKILDIGTGSGCIAIALAKHLPGAKVYALDVSEGALSVARKNAEMSEVDITFLHHNILNPGLELEPELVFDVIVSNPPYVRELEKSQIHKNVKDFEPHTALFVPDNDPLVFYRAITDFAEKYLSKKGKLYFEINQYLGDETKALFHTQHFSEIEMRNDIFGNPRMLKADRK
- a CDS encoding HAD family hydrolase; protein product: MIKNIILDFGDVLINLDKPATAKAMVQHGFRGITPDLEQLFQNYEKGLLDSSEFLDTVSSYFPNASREYLVDAWNSILLDFPERRLNFIEQLAAENEYKLLLLSNTNDLHIECVKQEMGMERYNRFKNAFDVFYLSYEIGMRKPDSEIFEFVLQENNLVPQETYFVDDVSENTDAAAALGINTWNLAIGKEDITELKSKL